ACGCCTAGGACGCCGGGTCGCCGTGCGCTACATGTACTCCGTCGCCGCGTCCAGCAGCCAGTCGGTGAGGTAGCCGGCGAAGGAGGAGCGGACCAGCACCCAGAAACCGGCCCGTGCCTCGTCGCGGGAGACCACGACGACCTGGGTGCGGCCCAGCGCGGTCTGGGCGCAGCGGCCGGGGCCGAAGACACGCGGGTGCAGGTCGAGGGCGCAGCCGTGGGCCAGCAGATCGCGGGCGTGGGGGCCGGCGACCAGGAGCGTGGTGCGCTGGGCGGAGACGTCGGTGACGGACACCGGTTCCTCTCCGGCCGCTTCCCGGACGCGGCCCTCCAGGTCGTGCTGGGTGCCGGGCGGGCCGACCAGCAGCCACTCGTCCGGGCCGAGCCACAGCGCGGT
Above is a genomic segment from Streptomyces sp. SLBN-31 containing:
- a CDS encoding sarcosine oxidase subunit gamma, which codes for MADTALTAPPRSPLAHAAGRLAAVTRASGGAVRLAELPFLAQVNVRLDAKGPAADAVTLALGLQLPLEPDTVVRAGELTALWLGPDEWLLVGPPGTQHDLEGRVREAAGEEPVSVTDVSAQRTTLLVAGPHARDLLAHGCALDLHPRVFGPGRCAQTALGRTQVVVVSRDEARAGFWVLVRSSFAGYLTDWLLDAATEYM